A genomic window from Martelella lutilitoris includes:
- a CDS encoding amino acid ABC transporter substrate-binding protein: MNCKTTLTGMAMIAALTAPAMAQSTSTLDTVKERGRLICGSSQGTPGFGAPDDNGYWRGLDVETCRAVAVAVLDDKDAVDFVPLSGQQRIPALQTGEIDMLPRTLTWTLQRDANGINFTTPNYYEYTGFMMPKSLGITSVEDMAGASVCVQTGSTTEVVVNDVSTKNDLDLQPVVFDNTTAGRQAFFSGRCDALITDAGALASVRATMADNPDDYVIFPATPYMDALTPAVRHGDDQWLDIVTWSIQAMIAAEAFGLNSENIDDYLDSDDPRIRRFLGTDPGNGAALGLSDDFAYRIVKSVGNYAEVYDRNVGMDSPLKLERGYNALFNDGGLMFPLAFQ; the protein is encoded by the coding sequence ATGAACTGCAAGACCACATTGACCGGAATGGCGATGATCGCCGCGCTGACTGCGCCGGCAATGGCGCAATCGACCTCGACGCTTGATACCGTGAAGGAGCGGGGGCGGCTGATCTGCGGCTCCAGCCAGGGCACACCCGGTTTCGGCGCGCCGGATGATAATGGCTACTGGCGCGGCCTTGATGTGGAGACCTGCCGGGCCGTCGCGGTTGCGGTGCTTGACGACAAGGATGCGGTCGATTTCGTGCCGCTGTCCGGCCAGCAGCGCATTCCGGCGCTTCAGACGGGTGAAATCGACATGCTGCCGCGCACGCTCACCTGGACGCTGCAGCGCGACGCCAACGGCATCAACTTCACAACGCCGAACTATTACGAATATACCGGCTTCATGATGCCGAAATCACTCGGCATCACCAGCGTCGAGGACATGGCGGGCGCTTCCGTCTGCGTGCAGACCGGTTCGACCACCGAGGTTGTCGTCAACGATGTCTCGACCAAGAACGATCTCGACCTTCAGCCGGTGGTCTTCGACAACACCACCGCCGGCCGTCAAGCCTTCTTCTCGGGCCGCTGCGATGCGCTGATCACCGATGCCGGGGCGCTCGCTTCCGTGCGCGCGACGATGGCAGACAATCCGGACGATTACGTGATCTTCCCGGCAACGCCCTACATGGATGCCCTGACGCCCGCCGTCCGCCATGGCGATGATCAGTGGCTCGATATCGTGACATGGTCGATCCAGGCGATGATCGCAGCCGAGGCATTCGGGCTCAACAGCGAGAATATCGACGACTATCTCGACAGCGACGATCCGCGAATCCGCCGCTTTCTGGGCACGGATCCGGGCAATGGCGCGGCCCTCGGCCTCAGCGACGATTTCGCCTATCGCATCGTGAAATCCGTCGGCAATTATGCCGAGGTCTATGACCGCAATGTCGGCATGGACAGCCCGCTGAAGCTGGAGCGAGGCTATAACGCGCTGTTCAACGACGGCGGGCTGATGTTCCCGCTGGCCTTTCAGTAA
- a CDS encoding amino acid ABC transporter permease has protein sequence MLSLWYSQRARSWAMQIALLGGLVLFVWWLAGNTHENLTERGIRTGFDYLWRPARFPISESIIRYDASDSFFWAYVVGLANTLWLSFLSILLATVLGLAVGLSRRSAHPLLSRFAGVYVTVLRNVPLIVQLLFWYAIATSLFPVPREALNPLPGVFLSIRGVYAPALTLGPGASMLLIVAAILLVIAIVAGFKLSAGKRLPVKAASVGLSVCVWAGAVVWLSGMLGHPIGLEAPALKGLNFRGGMVLSPEFAAIITGLTIYTSAFIGEIIRGGIDAVEKGQWEGARALGLGERHIMFRIILPQALRIIVPPMTSQYLSTVKNTTLAVAVGYPELGLVVNTVINQTGQAIESILIMLAVFLSISLSVSAFMNWYNARVALVVR, from the coding sequence ATGCTGTCGCTCTGGTATTCCCAACGGGCCCGATCCTGGGCCATGCAGATCGCCCTTCTGGGCGGTCTGGTCCTGTTCGTCTGGTGGCTTGCGGGCAATACGCATGAGAACCTGACGGAACGCGGAATCCGCACCGGCTTCGACTATCTCTGGCGGCCGGCGCGCTTTCCGATCTCCGAAAGCATCATTCGCTATGATGCATCGGACAGCTTCTTCTGGGCCTATGTCGTCGGCCTTGCCAACACGCTGTGGCTGTCGTTCCTGTCGATCCTGCTTGCAACCGTGCTCGGGCTGGCGGTCGGGCTGTCGCGCCGCTCCGCCCACCCGCTGCTGTCGCGTTTTGCCGGCGTCTATGTCACCGTGCTGCGCAACGTTCCGCTCATCGTCCAGCTTCTCTTCTGGTATGCGATCGCCACGTCGCTGTTTCCGGTTCCGCGCGAGGCGCTTAATCCGCTGCCCGGCGTGTTCCTGTCCATTCGCGGCGTCTATGCGCCGGCCCTGACGCTCGGACCGGGCGCCAGCATGCTGTTGATCGTCGCGGCGATCCTGCTGGTCATTGCGATCGTCGCCGGCTTCAAGCTTTCCGCCGGAAAGCGCCTGCCGGTAAAAGCCGCGAGCGTCGGCCTCTCTGTCTGCGTCTGGGCGGGAGCCGTCGTTTGGCTCTCCGGCATGCTCGGTCATCCGATCGGCCTCGAGGCGCCGGCCCTGAAGGGGCTCAATTTCAGGGGTGGCATGGTGCTCTCTCCCGAATTCGCCGCGATCATCACCGGCCTGACGATCTATACCTCCGCCTTCATCGGCGAGATCATCCGCGGCGGCATCGACGCCGTCGAAAAGGGCCAGTGGGAAGGCGCGCGCGCACTGGGGCTCGGCGAACGCCACATCATGTTCCGGATCATCCTGCCGCAGGCGCTCAGGATCATCGTGCCGCCGATGACGTCGCAATATCTCTCCACCGTCAAGAACACCACGCTTGCCGTGGCGGTCGGCTATCCCGAACTCGGTCTCGTGGTCAACACCGTGATCAACCAGACCGGTCAGGCCATCGAGAGCATCCTGATCATGCTGGCGGTCTTCCTCAGCATTTCGCTCTCCGTTTCCGCCTTCATGAACTGGTACAATGCGCGCGTTGCGCTGGTGGTGCGCTGA
- a CDS encoding amino acid ABC transporter permease, whose protein sequence is MTDITFNTAADAPQKPPRAKRKPLLKLLFGDLLSAFLTVLAVLILLGLIPAFNWAVLDAHWVGGPAACQGGGACWTFIGAKARLILFGLYPPQAQWRATIVIVLIVAMVLVSLSPKLWNARLLLVWALAIAAMLVLMGGGVLGLDYVPTSKWGGLPVTLLLAVLSLGLAFPLAVLLALGRRGKLPAARAISFFVIELVRGLPLVGLLFVAAILLPLLLPPEWTVDKLGRTLAALTIFAAAYLAEVIRGGLQGLDDGQIEAAEALGIPYWKMIWHIVLPQAIQNVIPPLTNTAIVMIKNTSLVLIVGVFDMLSAARSASTDPAWPAPSTEAYLFVAAIYFIICFSISIYSRHLEQGVAARTHG, encoded by the coding sequence ATGACCGATATTACCTTCAACACCGCTGCCGATGCGCCGCAGAAACCGCCCAGGGCAAAGCGCAAGCCGCTTCTGAAGCTCTTATTCGGCGATCTGCTGTCGGCATTCCTCACGGTTCTGGCCGTCCTGATCCTTCTCGGGCTCATCCCGGCCTTCAACTGGGCCGTACTGGACGCGCACTGGGTGGGCGGCCCGGCCGCCTGCCAGGGGGGCGGGGCCTGCTGGACCTTTATCGGCGCCAAGGCGCGGCTGATCCTGTTCGGCCTCTATCCGCCGCAGGCGCAATGGCGGGCCACCATCGTGATCGTGCTGATCGTCGCCATGGTGCTTGTTTCGCTGTCGCCGAAATTGTGGAATGCGCGGCTGTTGCTGGTTTGGGCTCTCGCCATTGCCGCCATGCTGGTGCTGATGGGCGGCGGCGTGCTGGGGCTCGATTACGTGCCGACGTCGAAATGGGGTGGCCTGCCGGTGACGCTGCTTCTGGCGGTGCTGTCGCTCGGCCTTGCCTTTCCGCTGGCCGTGCTGCTGGCGCTGGGGCGGCGCGGGAAGCTGCCCGCGGCGCGCGCGATCAGCTTTTTCGTGATCGAGCTTGTGCGCGGTCTTCCGCTGGTCGGCCTGTTGTTCGTGGCGGCGATCCTGCTGCCGCTGCTCCTGCCGCCGGAATGGACGGTGGACAAGCTGGGCCGCACGCTTGCCGCGTTGACGATCTTCGCTGCGGCCTATCTGGCGGAGGTCATTCGCGGCGGCCTGCAGGGGCTGGACGACGGGCAGATCGAGGCGGCCGAGGCGCTCGGCATTCCCTACTGGAAAATGATCTGGCACATCGTCCTGCCGCAGGCGATCCAGAACGTGATCCCGCCGCTGACGAACACCGCCATCGTGATGATCAAGAACACCTCGCTGGTGCTGATCGTCGGCGTGTTCGACATGCTGAGCGCGGCGCGCAGCGCCAGTACCGACCCGGCATGGCCTGCACCTTCCACCGAGGCCTATCTGTTCGTCGCTGCGATCTACTTCATCATCTGCTTTTCCATTTCAATCTATTCGCGCCATCTCGAACAGGGCGTAGCCGCAAGGACACACGGATGA
- a CDS encoding amino acid ABC transporter ATP-binding protein translates to MKPAIEIDNIDKFYGDFHVLKGVSLMVAAGEKVVVCGPSGSGKSTLIRCINRLEEHQAGRIVVNGVELGDDLRNLDAVRRDAGMVFQHFNLFPHLTVLENCVLPQILSRRTPRAEAEAAAETFLKRVRILDQAPKFPGQLSGGQKQRVAIARALCMRPRIMLFDEPTSALDPEMIREVLDVMVELADDGMTMVVVTHEMGFARQVADRVVYMEAGGIVETAAPDQFFDAPEDKRTRRFLSSIRTMIH, encoded by the coding sequence ATGAAACCTGCGATCGAAATCGATAACATCGACAAATTCTACGGCGATTTCCATGTGCTCAAGGGCGTATCGCTGATGGTTGCGGCCGGCGAGAAAGTGGTGGTGTGCGGGCCGTCGGGCTCTGGCAAGTCGACGCTGATCCGCTGCATCAACCGGCTCGAGGAACACCAGGCGGGCCGGATCGTCGTCAACGGCGTCGAGCTTGGCGACGATCTGCGCAATCTCGATGCCGTGCGTCGCGATGCCGGCATGGTGTTCCAGCACTTCAACCTGTTTCCGCATCTGACGGTGCTCGAAAACTGCGTTCTGCCGCAGATCCTGTCGCGGCGTACGCCGCGCGCCGAAGCGGAGGCGGCGGCGGAAACCTTCCTGAAGCGCGTCCGGATTCTCGATCAGGCGCCCAAGTTTCCCGGCCAGCTTTCCGGCGGGCAGAAGCAACGCGTCGCCATCGCGCGCGCTCTCTGCATGCGCCCGCGGATCATGCTGTTCGATGAACCGACATCGGCGCTCGATCCGGAAATGATCCGGGAGGTCCTCGACGTGATGGTGGAGCTCGCCGATGACGGCATGACCATGGTGGTCGTGACCCATGAAATGGGCTTCGCTCGCCAGGTCGCCGACCGCGTCGTCTATATGGAAGCCGGCGGGATTGTCGAAACCGCCGCCCCGGATCAGTTCTTCGATGCGCCGGAAGATAAGAGAACCCGCCGGTTCCTGTCCAGTATTCGCACGATGATCCACTGA
- a CDS encoding SCO family protein, producing the protein MKNFRRALWGSIAAICVVIVWLVYEIGETNKEMMHIPMGPAFALTADDGSEITETAFREGPTAIFFGFTHCPEVCPTTLYELNGWLHEVDPDGDRIDAYWITVDPEQDTPEMMRRYLSNVTDRVIGIAGDPDKVRAMADGFGVYYEKVPLDPNDPKGDYTMNHTASVFLLNDGGVLQSTIAYQEDHDTAIEKLKRLIKTDND; encoded by the coding sequence ATGAAGAACTTCAGACGGGCCCTATGGGGATCCATTGCAGCAATCTGCGTGGTCATTGTCTGGCTGGTCTATGAGATCGGTGAGACCAACAAAGAGATGATGCATATTCCGATGGGCCCGGCATTCGCCCTGACGGCCGATGACGGGTCGGAAATCACCGAAACGGCCTTCCGCGAGGGGCCGACCGCGATCTTTTTCGGCTTCACCCACTGCCCCGAAGTCTGCCCAACGACGCTTTACGAACTCAATGGCTGGCTGCACGAGGTCGATCCCGATGGCGACAGGATCGACGCCTACTGGATAACGGTCGATCCGGAACAGGACACGCCGGAGATGATGCGGCGCTACCTGTCCAACGTCACCGACCGCGTCATCGGCATCGCCGGCGATCCGGACAAGGTTCGCGCCATGGCGGACGGCTTCGGCGTCTACTACGAAAAGGTGCCGCTCGACCCGAACGACCCTAAGGGCGACTACACGATGAACCACACGGCCTCGGTATTCCTCCTGAATGATGGCGGCGTACTGCAGAGCACCATCGCCTATCAGGAGGACCACGATACGGCCATCGAGAAGCTGAAAAGGCTGATCAAAACCGACAATGACTGA